The Salarias fasciatus chromosome 11, fSalaFa1.1, whole genome shotgun sequence genomic interval aaacatttttgcttttaaaacaaGCAGAAGTGTTCGCACTACAGGTCAGAAATCCCCGAGATCAGAATAGAGTAACTCGAATCTGAAAATTACTCTTGGCACTTTGGGGTAACTCATTAAAGCGCAGATGGTGCCGCCCGACCGCcccctctttcttttcctctctctctttaaacAGAGGCATGTATGacagaaacatgttttgaaTTTGTTCAAATACAACCAACAAGGTCAAACTAAAGTGCACAGGATGCCGGTTTGAACCAAGCAATAAACTCCACCGCAGTCCTCCTAATTATCCACCGTCAAGCCTACGCgtaatggaaaaaaatggccTTTTTACAAAtactgaaattgaaaaaaaaaaaaaaaacttagtacATTTTCTTTTACTGTCAACACAAATAACTCAATAATTTCTACAGGCTGTTGGGTCAGTCGGTCGGTCCGTGCAGGCGCGTTTTAAAGGGAATGTTGTCGTTGGCAGGatgagatgaaatgaaagaGGGGAAGTGCTTTAATGAGGAAGATGGGAATTGGGAACTGTTAATTATTTGGTGAACTTGCATTCGATTTGTTTGAggacttatttaaaaaaaaaaaaaaaaaaaaaaaaaagggactaaTGCAAACCAGACGCACAAAGTCACTGAAAGGAGCACAAGGTTTCAATCTACTTTTACTGTTTGGCTGGGCAGGGTTCAGAGGAGAGCTGACAACCACATTCGagtacctcttttttttttttttttttttttttttgaagtaacATTTACAAATTAGATCACAGAGGTGTTTAGATGTGGCCATGTCACTTTGATTGAAGAATTAAATAATATTGGTGGAGAAATGGCGACATATTAAACGACGCACAGGATCTGCAGCTATGACGAATTGAGGTTTATAATTTATGAATTATTTCAGGCACAGCATATCCAAAATTTCCAACTaagaacctttttttaaacaaaattatATATGAAATAAATACTTAATTTCCTTCTGACATTATTGCTTAATTGTCAAATCATAAACGACAGTAGAATTATTATgttgaaatacattaaaaattctggttttaaataattttttgaaTCGGGCTTATTACACTGCAGCATAATGTAtccttttttaaagttgaaaatgtgtGCTCTAAACTCAGAAATTTATTGCGTGTTGACGCCGTTTCATGCGTTCCCTCCGAGCGTTGTTTTGCAGCCTTGGCGAAATATTTGCAGGCCTCCTGGGTCTCCGGCGGGGAATAATGCATTAATTGTGTATTGTTCGGCTGAGTGTACAGTATGTCTCCTTTGGTCCGTTGTGTCTGGCAGCACCCTTCACATCACTGGGCCCCTTGTTTgattctttattctttattctgTCTTTAATggtttttatcatgtttttaaatgatGCAACTATGAAAAAGTCCTCACCCccgccaagaaaaaaaaaaaaaaaaaaaaaaaaagggcaaatcTAACCACATTTCTACTATCTGCTGCAATGTTAGACCTTCTGGAGTTGTAAATAGGTTTACCTTTGCCttgccaggaaaaaaaagtgcccATTAATAATCAATCTGTCATCACGCGTAATGGAAGCGTTGCTATTTTCCTTAAAAACGCACTGACTTCAATTAAAAGTAGCTATACAGTATAAAATATCACCAATttgttgatggagaaaaaaaaagaaagatttttgtCCGAATCTGACAGGCGATTAGCGGATAAATCAGATTTTCAAAAATACTGGAAACAAATCCAGACTGTGAAATAAGACAGGCTCATGCGTAATGACGCGGAGCTTGTTTGCTTTGCATCATATTATCGTTTGTAGGAAATTAAACTAGGAACTGTGGTTAAAATGACTTTCTGGACAAAACTCGGTTCCACTTGCTTGATTTAAGATGCAGGAACCTGATTATCCAGGGATTTCTGTGAGGGACAAATTAGAGGAAAACAATGGGGAAACCGGGTGTAAATGCAATTCAAGTGTCTcgcttttttttcatttcttctccaAACCAAAGACTTGTCAGCTGTAGTTTGTTTCAGGCAGGTTCAGGGTGgacttttgaaaaacaaaaaagagagagaaggccTCCGTGGGAGaatgtgacccccccccccccccacccccacccccccacccctctgaACACTGTACACCCTAAGTGAATCTGACTGcaattattttcttcttttatcctTGCAGACGATCTTTTGCACTCTCCTCTGCGAAGACAAAAGTATCTGTTTGATGTCTCAACCCTTTCAGAAAAAGAGGAGCTGGTCGGGGCGGAATTAAGGATATTTAGGAGAGCGCACGGGGATTCGCAGACTTCCCTGCAGACGACGGGGCTGTACGACATCCAGGTCTACCCGTGCCGCTCCGACCGGCTGCTGGACTCCAGGTCTCTGGACCCGCTGGACTCCACCAAACCCGGCTGGGAGGTTTTGGACGTGTGGGAGATGTTTAAAGCGAACCAGCATCACTTCCATCACCCGCATCATCACCAGCAGCACCATCATCATCgccaacatcatcatcatcctcagcaGCAGGGGAGCCAGCTGTGCTTCCAGCTGAGGGTCACTCTGGGCAAGTCGGACACCGAGGTGGATCTGAGGCAGCTGGGTCTGGACAGGAGCGGCCGGTCCCAGCAGGAGAAGGCCATCCTGGTGGCCTACACTCGCTCCAAGAAGAGGGAGAACCTGTTCAACGAGATGAAGGAGAAGATCAAGTCGCGGAGGTCGGTCGgcgagaaggaggaggtggtggtggtgagagcggcggcggcggaggaggaggaggaggaggtggagggggagcgGGTGTCGCCGCCGCCCAGGGGGGTCAGAGGAAGGGGGGAGGGAcccaggcggcggcggagaaCCGCGCTGAGCAATCGGCACGGCAAGCGGCACGGGAAGAAGTCCAAATCCAGGTGCAGCAAAAAGGCGCTGCACGTGAATTTCAAGGAGCTGGGCTGGGACGACTGGATCATCGCGCCCCTGGATTACGAGGCGTACCACTGCGAGGGGGTGTGCGACTTCCCGCTCAGGTCGCACCTGGAGCCGACCAACCACGCCATCATACAGACGCTCATGAACTCCATGGACCCCAACAGCACTCCGCCCAGCTGCTGCGTCCCCACCAAACTCAGCCCCATCAGCATCCTCTACATAGACTCAGGCAACAACGTGGTGTACAAACAGTACGAGGACATGGTGGTGGAGCAGTGCGGGTGCAGGTAGCGGCCATTATTCACTCAGAACTTATAtatattagagaaaaaaaaagagacagagaatATCAAAGAGAAGTCTTAATGGGTCCTAGACTGAAGATATCAAGTCCTCACGCGGGTCTTGACGCATGACGCGCCTCGTCTTTACTCAAAAGGGATGCACACGCGAGGCGACCTCTATTTATTCAGACTCAGCTCAGTCACATTCGTTCACGCTCTCTGCCTTAAAGTGTTATAAAGCACATcgactccttttttttccatgcaacAAGTTATCACTCATCAAGCAGGCTTTTTGTTTCCCAGAAGAGTGAGTCGTGTCCATATGGCACAACACAGTGAGCGCAtagcgtgcgtgtgcgtgtgagagagagagagagagagagagagagagagagagagagagagagagagagagagagagagagagagagagagagagagagagagagagcgagcggagGACCCATTGAGTCCCACTGCGCACCTGTTCGTGCCGAGGCCCGGGGACAGCCCGGCGTTCTGCCTGTCAGCGGCGCTTTGTTGCAGCTCTGCCGTGTGATCCTGCCAGCAGAGACCCGGACTGTTTTGGGTATGTGCATCCAGGGCCGTAATTGCCACTGTCCAGCTGGAGTCATTACAGGCCCGATCAAGTGCCTGTTTTCCCAAATagattaaagaagaagaagaagaagaagaagaagaagaagaagaagattaaTCTACCAAACAAACATCCaggcagaaagaagaggagatgaGAAGGAGCGTGGTGGTAATGCCgtgaagagattttttttttttttttttttttttttttgctttaccaGCTGAGAGGCTCGGTGCGCATTTTTGACAGAAAAGACACAGAATCTGACTTGTGCCTGACTCGGGCCTTGGTGAAGAAGGAGATAgataagaataaataaataaagagagacagagagaaagcacaCATAATGAGACgaacttttattatttttttgtttgtttgtttgtttgtttttttgctcgAAAGTCTGCATCGTTACTAAATGCACTTCCAGAACTGACTGCGCCAAGGACACGTGGTCAGCGAGAATTTGTCTTCTTGACGAAAatatatgagaaaaaaagaaaaaagaaaagaaaaaacacgaGAGACTCGCCAACGAGACGATATTTAAATGCACATTAGCTTGGAATGCACTGCTGttcaatattatttttttttgttttgtcttgtttttttgagCTGTAAATATTTGTACAGTTGAAAACTTTACAAAGTGCAAcgaatgaagaaatgaaaaaaacggCATTTCTTTGTAAATATACAAAATGCACTCAAATTGGTATAATTTCTATTctataattattttattatttgtgaTGTACAGAGTTTCATGATAATCATATATTTCGTACGTTGATAAGAGTAATTTAAGGTGTATTCGATATTTTGCAGAGGGTGGAAAATACCATTATTATTGTCTACCTCATAATTGCATATAGGATCTGAGTATTGAGGTGCATTCAGTTAGAGTGTAAAGAGCTTTTACAATGATATATAAGAtcatttatatacatatattactGGATAATATTCCACACCATTACTGtacaaataaaattcaaaacCAAGTCCACCAGTCTGGCACTTCTGATGATTAATTCCACCAGATCTGTATCCCATCCCATTCATATGATGTGTTTTGGATAACGTTCCCTTGAAAACACAAGCATCCAAACCGGACTTTGCAGGGCATTGAGTTGGGAAGTGTAGAAGTTGTGTGTTTAACTTCattaaattgagaaaaaaaaagtaattacatTGTTGGTATTACTGATTCCTATGCTTGCAATGACAGTGTTTACTCACAATCAGTACACTTTCTTTTGACAGTGATTCAATGTGCTGGCAATACAATTAAAACACTACTAATTCACATTATTTCAAGCACTTATAGGGTCTTTTCAAGTTTTAAGTTGAATTCCCCTCTCCTGAGATCTGGTGCATCTGGACCACATATACCTTTGCCTCCAGGTCAGATTTCCCCTATTGGCACCCCTTTGTAAACACGTTCTCTTCATAGACAACAAATGCAATTATTGAGTGACTGGATGTCTCAGGATTGCACCGTCAAAACCCGTATCAACATATGGTGACCATCCAAGTGGAAGGAAACGCGCCGGCCGACTGTCACTGATATGGCACTGAATGTACAAACCCCAGCTATTTCCCAATGAATTAGACCTGCCTGGGTCAAGTTTACTTAACACTTTAATGTTTCCCAATCTGtgggcaaaaacacacacacacacatgcacggagTTTGAAAGAAGGGATTGCTTCCATATAGGCTATCGACCTTGGCCTGGAAACAATTAGGAAATTGCTTTGAAATGTTATATGTTGTCCAGGCTCTCGTACAGTATCATGTCACTCCCCACATGTTTGCTAGGGGGAAACAGAGGATGCTAAGTGCACTCTTTAGCGGCCGCTGCAAATGACTGACACAACAACCATTCCCCTGAGTATAACCAAATGGCCCCCGAGGCCGTACGTCTGGAACGCCATGGCCGGGGTGCTGCTGAGAGCCTCGCTGCTGCAAGTGCACCTCCAGAAGGGACTTTTGCAGCTGTTTCTGGATAACAAATACCTTAATGCTGCTCAATCAAGTTTTAACTTTCCTAAGCAACCACAAGTTAACTGCTGGAATAAACCTTTACTTTctgatttatatttatttgacaAGCTCCTCGGTCTGGTGGGCACTGGCCCGGAGGTGAGACTAAATGTTAAGGGAACAGTTAAATGGTGATGAAAGGGAAAGGAATGCTTTGTTTACCCGCTTCAATCCCTCACTCTTAAGTTAAATGTTCCTATAAAGTTCTTCATCACAACTGCCGTATTGTCCCCCTCTATCTGCACTGGAgcccagagagagaaagagagggagagggagatgtgtttattttaaacttGCTCCTAATATATTAGTCTAAGCAAACCGAAATTGGCAAAGAGAGGGGGTCCTTTTCATCAGAAATGTGGAGAATGTATAACACAAATAGTCCTGACACCCCACATCTGTGCGTGGCGGAGTCCTCTTCAAAATACTGTGAGGCTGCATAAGTGAAGATCTATAAGGTGTTGCTCTGAGTGAGAAGCCCGGGAACGTCTCCAAGGTTTTGAGAAAGCGTCTTG includes:
- the gdf6a gene encoding growth/differentiation factor 6-A isoform X2, yielding MDASRVFTIYLGLLLVFFGNIPCFQSAAIIAPSAPRRNRGARIPHQDGQRSPRFLKDIFASSHPVAGHHKDEQKNAIVPHEYMLSIYRTYSAAEKLGLNASFFRSSKSANTITSFVDRGTDDLLHSPLRRQKYLFDVSTLSEKEELVGAELRIFRRAHGDSQTSLQTTGLYDIQVYPCRSDRLLDSRSLDPLDSTKPGWEVLDVWEMFKANQHHFHHPHHHQQHHHHRQHHHHPQQQGSQLCFQLRVTLGKSDTEVDLRQLGLDRSGRSQQEKAILVAYTRSKKRENLFNEMKEKIKSRRSRVSPPPRGVRGRGEGPRRRRRTALSNRHGKRHGKKSKSRCSKKALHVNFKELGWDDWIIAPLDYEAYHCEGVCDFPLRSHLEPTNHAIIQTLMNSMDPNSTPPSCCVPTKLSPISILYIDSGNNVVYKQYEDMVVEQCGCR
- the gdf6a gene encoding growth/differentiation factor 6-A isoform X1 translates to MDASRVFTIYLGLLLVFFGNIPCFQSAAIIAPSAPRRNRGARIPHQDGQRSPRFLKDIFASSHPVAGHHKDEQKNAIVPHEYMLSIYRTYSAAEKLGLNASFFRSSKSANTITSFVDRGTDDLLHSPLRRQKYLFDVSTLSEKEELVGAELRIFRRAHGDSQTSLQTTGLYDIQVYPCRSDRLLDSRSLDPLDSTKPGWEVLDVWEMFKANQHHFHHPHHHQQHHHHRQHHHHPQQQGSQLCFQLRVTLGKSDTEVDLRQLGLDRSGRSQQEKAILVAYTRSKKRENLFNEMKEKIKSRRSVGEKEEVVVVRAAAAEEEEEEVEGERVSPPPRGVRGRGEGPRRRRRTALSNRHGKRHGKKSKSRCSKKALHVNFKELGWDDWIIAPLDYEAYHCEGVCDFPLRSHLEPTNHAIIQTLMNSMDPNSTPPSCCVPTKLSPISILYIDSGNNVVYKQYEDMVVEQCGCR